Proteins encoded within one genomic window of Phototrophicus methaneseepsis:
- a CDS encoding ABC transporter substrate-binding protein, with amino-acid sequence MNSTFKIAASAFLIALLALTGCTISSTPKVPEVVLLAPFEGRYSELGYDALYAARLALSHSTQDIDLTALDDGGSVTSAVSRAKAIANSDQTRIILATGPFATTEAVQVALGNLPMLIIGGWHTTPSRQGVYILSSEELSAQLTTEQNAELFYLITPQDAIIGDERLSLAQLPLLTEDLSHVTIVSSAALPDNDFRESYLSSAEFAPEPGLLASLTYDAAAMAITAIERKQPIDELQYEGLNGPIRFENGYWADAPILTYTYLDGELVLSDD; translated from the coding sequence ATGAACAGCACCTTCAAAATAGCTGCTAGCGCTTTCCTGATAGCCCTTTTAGCGCTGACAGGCTGCACGATCTCATCAACGCCAAAAGTGCCGGAAGTCGTCTTACTGGCCCCATTTGAAGGACGCTATAGTGAACTAGGATATGATGCGCTGTATGCAGCACGTCTGGCACTGAGCCACAGCACCCAGGATATCGACCTCACGGCACTGGACGATGGAGGCAGTGTCACCAGCGCAGTCAGCCGTGCAAAGGCCATCGCAAATAGTGACCAGACACGCATCATCCTGGCGACAGGGCCCTTCGCCACAACAGAAGCGGTTCAGGTTGCGCTGGGCAATTTGCCCATGCTCATCATTGGCGGCTGGCATACAACCCCATCACGCCAGGGCGTTTATATCCTCAGCAGCGAAGAATTATCGGCACAGCTCACGACAGAACAGAATGCTGAACTTTTTTACCTTATCACGCCTCAAGATGCCATCATCGGTGATGAACGACTGTCGTTAGCACAACTGCCCCTACTAACGGAAGACCTCTCACATGTGACGATCGTGAGCAGCGCGGCACTACCGGATAACGACTTCCGCGAAAGCTATCTCAGCAGTGCTGAATTCGCCCCGGAACCTGGTCTATTGGCCTCACTGACCTACGATGCTGCCGCGATGGCGATTACGGCCATCGAGAGGAAGCAACCTATCGACGAGCTACAGTATGAGGGCTTGAATGGGCCGATTCGCTTTGAAAATGGCTATTGGGCCGATGCACCTATCCTGACCTATACTTACCTTGATGGTGAACTCGTGCTCTCTGACGATTAA
- the mltG gene encoding endolytic transglycosylase MltG has product MAKALRIFVLLFILFIIGLGIAAVALFVASDGNPVRFVQTELIRLSLASRQDELDRPIGTDNTPQRFTINSGDSPGTVAQALYLQNLIRDASLFVDYLRVEGLDTELEAGTYFLDQTQTIPDIAYTLIDSRNSSITFRIFEGARIEEVAESIDANGLFGFTGQEFMLVAQRGFVDLPEFAARYGIPTSATLEGYLYPETYILPPAITATGLRDTLLSTFSTAVDGQRLADANAQGWTMHEIVTLASIVEREAVWNEENPIIASVYRNRLEIGQTLDADPTVQYGLQNSRGTWWPNITQADYRNVQSPYNTYINGGLPPGPIASPSLSAIEGVIYPTETDYYYFQAQCNGSGYHNFTQTYEQHLQNSC; this is encoded by the coding sequence GTGGCGAAAGCCCTGCGCATATTCGTACTACTCTTTATTTTGTTCATCATTGGCCTGGGCATCGCCGCCGTGGCGCTTTTTGTCGCTTCCGATGGCAACCCGGTGCGCTTTGTACAAACAGAGCTTATTCGATTGTCGCTAGCCTCACGCCAAGATGAGCTTGATCGCCCAATCGGCACAGACAATACCCCTCAACGCTTTACCATCAATTCTGGCGATAGCCCTGGAACCGTTGCCCAGGCGCTTTATCTACAAAACCTCATCCGTGATGCTAGTTTGTTCGTCGATTACTTGCGTGTCGAAGGCCTGGATACGGAACTGGAAGCAGGCACCTATTTTCTCGACCAAACACAAACGATCCCAGATATAGCCTATACGCTCATAGACTCTCGCAATAGCAGCATCACATTCCGCATATTCGAAGGCGCTCGTATTGAAGAAGTCGCCGAATCAATTGACGCTAATGGGCTGTTTGGCTTTACAGGCCAGGAATTCATGCTCGTTGCACAGCGTGGATTTGTCGATTTACCAGAATTTGCAGCGCGCTATGGCATCCCTACCAGTGCTACATTGGAAGGCTATCTCTATCCAGAAACCTATATTCTGCCGCCAGCCATTACAGCCACTGGCTTACGCGATACGTTGTTGAGCACGTTTAGCACCGCAGTCGACGGACAGCGACTCGCTGATGCCAACGCACAGGGATGGACGATGCATGAAATCGTGACATTAGCCTCCATTGTGGAGCGTGAAGCCGTCTGGAATGAAGAAAATCCGATTATTGCCAGCGTCTATCGTAATCGGCTCGAGATTGGGCAGACGCTTGATGCAGACCCGACGGTACAGTATGGTTTACAAAATTCACGTGGTACTTGGTGGCCTAACATCACCCAGGCGGACTATCGCAACGTTCAATCACCCTATAACACGTACATCAATGGGGGCTTACCTCCTGGGCCTATCGCAAGCCCCAGCCTATCAGCTATTGAAGGGGTGATCTATCCGACAGAGACCGACTACTACTACTTTCAGGCACAATGCAATGGCTCAGGCTACCATAACTTCACACAAACATATGAACAGCACCTTCAAAATAGCTGCTAG
- the ruvX gene encoding Holliday junction resolvase RuvX: protein MIGRLIGLDHGLARIGIAVSDASGIVARELLVLDRASKQEDFAKINQIAIEHNAIAFIVGIPYSDAPEEQYTQADKVRTWIGRFQEQTDLPIIEWDEQLTSDDAREIAKIQKRDRRAPIDDLAARLILQSYLDALKDGLAPPPPRP, encoded by the coding sequence ATGATTGGACGACTCATCGGCTTAGACCATGGATTAGCACGAATTGGCATTGCGGTCAGTGATGCCAGCGGCATCGTCGCACGGGAACTCCTCGTACTGGACCGCGCAAGTAAGCAAGAAGACTTCGCAAAAATCAACCAGATTGCAATCGAACACAACGCTATCGCTTTCATAGTCGGCATTCCCTATAGTGACGCACCAGAAGAGCAATATACCCAGGCGGATAAAGTGCGCACATGGATCGGGCGTTTTCAAGAGCAAACAGACTTACCCATAATCGAATGGGACGAACAACTCACAAGCGATGATGCCCGCGAAATTGCCAAAATCCAAAAACGAGATCGCCGCGCCCCCATTGACGATCTCGCCGCTCGCCTCATTTTGCAAAGTTATCTGGATGCTTTAAAAGACGGTTTGGCACCGCCTCCCCCACGCCCATAG
- the alaS gene encoding alanine--tRNA ligase, producing the protein MKYMTSAQVRQAYLDFFESKGHRIVPSSSLVPHNDPTLLFTNAGMNQFKDVFLGKEKRDYTRAASAQKVMRVSGKHNDLEEVGPSKRHHTFFEMLGNFSFGDYFKLDAIRYAWELITEVYQLPPDRLGVTIYEKDDESFQIWADEIGVDPRKIARLGAKDNFWQMAETGPCGPNTEIHFDRYPERGIDNVIPSFEADDGRFLEFWNLVFMQFNRTQPDPEDTGEFDELLPAPGVDTGLGLERMVSILQGADYNYETDLFMPIIETTQRLAGETDAQRDSHLIPYRVIADHVRAATFMIGDGVFPGAKGRDSICRLVIRRAARFGQKLGFNGPFMADVADTVIGIMGGHYTGLVDRRETILETITLEEERFHRTMERGVEELEAMLHDLPEGGKLDGDSAFYLKATLGLPIQVTQDIAQEMGYNIDMAGFNEAEERHSLVSGGGQAMGVIESGEAYANLLNNLQESGKLGKEGVNYNPYDITPLVTEVLALLQDGQPVDNLIVGDKVEVVLQATPFYVESGGQVSDIGVIRGDNWLVEVETMKRPVKGLIVHVGEVVEGAPHIGDNAIAEVNADRRADITRNHTGTHLLHAALRHQLGTHVEQRGSLVAPDRLRFDFSHNEKVTPEQLASVEREINDIILANYNVHAEQKSREEAQAEGAMALFGEKYGDVVRTVIVDNGSERYSYELCGGAHVNETSEIGTFVFTNEGSVSSGIRRVEAVTGHAAAKLIQNKLNQLNLIADTLNTTPDNTLSRIESLQEELAASRKQVDQLQRRLAKYNFDEMLAHTESIGGKTALIGQLDGVPVDTMREMADWFRNKTKDNGVLVLGSDIDGRPMVLVSVTDDLVKQGVRAGDLIKPIAAEIGGGGGGRPNMAQAGGKDSSKLPQALQKARDLLA; encoded by the coding sequence ATGAAGTACATGACCAGCGCCCAGGTCCGCCAGGCCTACCTCGATTTCTTCGAGAGTAAAGGTCATCGGATCGTGCCATCGTCTTCCCTGGTACCCCATAACGACCCAACGCTTCTCTTCACCAATGCGGGTATGAATCAGTTCAAGGATGTCTTCCTGGGCAAGGAAAAGCGCGATTACACCCGAGCTGCCAGTGCTCAAAAGGTGATGCGCGTCAGCGGTAAACACAACGACCTGGAAGAAGTTGGCCCTTCCAAGCGCCATCATACCTTCTTCGAGATGCTAGGTAACTTCAGCTTTGGCGATTATTTTAAGCTGGATGCGATTAGATATGCGTGGGAACTCATCACCGAAGTTTATCAACTACCGCCAGATCGTCTGGGCGTCACCATTTATGAAAAGGATGACGAATCTTTCCAGATTTGGGCGGATGAAATAGGCGTTGATCCGCGTAAGATCGCACGATTAGGCGCCAAAGATAACTTCTGGCAGATGGCCGAAACAGGCCCATGCGGCCCGAATACGGAAATTCACTTTGACCGCTACCCAGAACGCGGCATTGATAACGTCATTCCTTCTTTTGAAGCAGATGATGGCCGCTTCCTGGAATTCTGGAATCTGGTGTTCATGCAGTTCAACCGCACCCAGCCAGACCCAGAAGATACCGGTGAATTCGATGAACTGCTCCCTGCCCCAGGCGTCGATACTGGCCTTGGCCTGGAACGCATGGTGAGTATTTTGCAGGGTGCAGACTATAACTACGAGACCGATTTGTTCATGCCCATCATTGAGACGACACAACGGCTCGCCGGCGAAACGGATGCTCAACGAGATAGCCATCTCATTCCCTATCGCGTGATCGCAGATCATGTGCGTGCAGCAACTTTCATGATTGGCGATGGCGTCTTCCCTGGGGCGAAGGGCCGCGATTCGATTTGCCGCCTTGTCATTCGCCGTGCTGCCCGCTTCGGCCAGAAGCTCGGCTTCAACGGGCCCTTCATGGCAGATGTCGCAGATACCGTTATCGGCATCATGGGCGGGCACTATACCGGCCTGGTCGATCGTAGAGAGACTATCCTGGAGACCATTACGCTCGAAGAAGAACGCTTCCATCGCACGATGGAGCGCGGTGTGGAAGAACTGGAAGCCATGCTGCACGATCTGCCAGAAGGTGGCAAACTCGATGGTGACAGCGCCTTCTACCTGAAAGCAACGCTTGGCCTGCCGATCCAGGTGACGCAAGACATCGCCCAGGAAATGGGCTACAACATCGATATGGCTGGCTTCAATGAGGCGGAAGAACGGCATTCGCTGGTCAGTGGTGGCGGTCAGGCCATGGGTGTAATCGAATCCGGCGAAGCTTATGCGAACTTGCTAAATAACCTGCAAGAGAGCGGCAAGCTCGGCAAAGAGGGTGTGAATTACAATCCATACGATATAACGCCGCTGGTCACAGAGGTGCTCGCGCTGCTGCAAGATGGGCAGCCCGTCGATAACCTCATCGTCGGCGATAAGGTCGAAGTCGTCTTGCAGGCCACCCCCTTCTATGTGGAATCCGGCGGTCAGGTAAGCGATATAGGCGTTATTCGTGGTGACAACTGGCTTGTCGAGGTCGAAACGATGAAGCGCCCAGTCAAAGGGTTGATTGTTCACGTCGGTGAAGTTGTTGAAGGTGCCCCCCACATTGGCGATAATGCCATTGCGGAAGTGAATGCAGACCGCCGGGCCGATATTACGCGCAACCATACCGGGACCCATTTGCTACACGCTGCGCTACGCCATCAACTGGGTACGCACGTGGAGCAGCGAGGTTCCCTTGTCGCGCCAGATCGTCTGCGCTTCGACTTCTCCCACAATGAGAAAGTCACACCAGAACAACTCGCCAGTGTTGAACGCGAAATTAACGACATCATTCTGGCGAACTATAACGTCCACGCTGAGCAAAAATCACGCGAAGAAGCCCAGGCAGAAGGCGCTATGGCCCTCTTTGGCGAAAAATATGGCGATGTTGTGCGCACTGTCATCGTCGATAATGGCAGTGAACGCTATAGTTACGAACTCTGTGGTGGCGCACACGTCAATGAAACGTCGGAAATCGGCACATTCGTTTTCACCAATGAAGGCAGCGTCAGCTCAGGCATTCGCCGTGTCGAAGCAGTTACTGGTCACGCAGCGGCAAAACTCATCCAGAATAAGCTCAATCAGCTTAATCTGATCGCTGACACACTGAACACAACGCCCGATAATACGCTCTCACGTATTGAATCACTGCAAGAAGAGCTGGCTGCATCGCGCAAGCAAGTCGACCAGTTGCAGCGCCGTCTGGCGAAGTACAACTTCGATGAGATGCTCGCTCATACGGAATCTATTGGCGGCAAGACAGCTCTCATCGGACAATTAGACGGCGTTCCTGTCGATACCATGCGCGAGATGGCGGATTGGTTCCGTAACAAGACCAAAGATAACGGCGTTCTGGTCCTTGGTAGTGATATTGATGGCCGCCCGATGGTGCTGGTCTCTGTGACGGATGATCTTGTAAAGCAAGGCGTCCGAGCTGGCGATCTCATCAAACCGATTGCGGCAGAAATTGGTGGTGGTGGTGGTGGCCGCCCCAATATGGCACAGGCAGGCGGTAAAGATAGCAGCAAATTGCCCCAGGCCCTGCAAAAAGCACGCGACCTGCTCGCATAA
- the tyrS gene encoding tyrosine--tRNA ligase produces MTTIDEQLDVLMSGAAYGDPQTKENMRAELRERLIEAEKEGRPLRVYAGYDPRKPDLHLGHTITMRKLRQFQDFGHEVIFLVGTFTSLIGDPSDKGEARDQLTMDEVEENAQTYAAQAFKILDPEKTTIRRNHEWLSGLTFADVIHMASNFTVQQFLTRENFSKRFDVGAPIYLHEFFYALMQAYDAVALETDVQVGGQDQLFNILVAGRKLQSAMGQKPQVAIIMGESLPGTDGSEKMSKSAGNHIPLMGEPWDMFGKVMSIPDDAMPIYHKLILGWQAEQLAELEKGLSDGSLHPNEAKMRLAREITMIFHGEDGAEAAQQRWDEVFRSKGDGIPDDIPESQLTEEKKVLDILRDLNMVSSGKEFKQLVQNGGIRVNSEKIDDAQMTLTPGDLPAVVQVGKRKFVRLV; encoded by the coding sequence ATGACGACGATCGACGAACAATTGGATGTGTTGATGTCTGGGGCTGCTTATGGCGACCCACAGACCAAAGAAAATATGCGTGCAGAACTGCGCGAACGCTTGATTGAAGCGGAAAAAGAAGGTCGCCCGCTGCGTGTTTATGCTGGCTATGACCCGCGTAAGCCTGATTTACACCTGGGGCATACCATTACTATGCGTAAGCTGCGCCAGTTCCAGGATTTTGGTCACGAAGTGATTTTCCTGGTAGGGACGTTCACCAGCCTGATTGGTGATCCTTCTGATAAGGGCGAAGCACGTGACCAGTTAACGATGGATGAGGTCGAAGAAAACGCACAGACCTATGCAGCACAGGCGTTCAAAATCCTGGACCCTGAAAAGACGACTATCCGTCGTAATCATGAGTGGCTTAGCGGCCTGACCTTTGCGGATGTTATCCATATGGCGAGTAACTTCACGGTTCAGCAATTCCTGACTCGTGAGAACTTCAGCAAGCGTTTCGATGTTGGCGCGCCAATCTATTTGCACGAATTCTTCTATGCCCTGATGCAAGCATACGATGCTGTTGCGTTGGAGACAGATGTGCAGGTCGGTGGGCAGGACCAACTATTTAATATCCTTGTCGCTGGCCGTAAGTTGCAATCTGCAATGGGGCAGAAGCCCCAGGTTGCCATTATTATGGGCGAGAGCCTGCCAGGGACGGATGGCAGCGAAAAGATGAGCAAGAGCGCTGGCAATCATATCCCATTGATGGGGGAACCCTGGGATATGTTTGGCAAGGTGATGAGCATCCCGGATGATGCCATGCCCATTTACCATAAGCTGATCCTGGGATGGCAGGCCGAGCAGTTGGCTGAACTTGAAAAAGGCCTCTCTGATGGCAGCTTGCACCCAAATGAAGCGAAGATGCGACTCGCACGGGAAATTACCATGATTTTCCATGGAGAAGATGGTGCTGAAGCCGCACAGCAGCGCTGGGATGAGGTCTTCCGCAGTAAGGGTGATGGTATCCCGGATGATATTCCAGAAAGCCAACTGACGGAAGAAAAGAAGGTGCTTGATATTCTGCGTGACCTGAATATGGTCAGCAGCGGTAAAGAGTTTAAGCAATTGGTGCAAAATGGCGGCATTCGTGTCAACAGCGAGAAAATCGACGATGCACAGATGACGTTAACACCAGGTGATCTACCTGCCGTGGTGCAGGTTGGTAAGCGAAAGTTTGTGCGTTTGGTGTAA
- a CDS encoding cyclic nucleotide-binding domain-containing protein, whose product MSVANNLSQADIFDELTTTQLELIASICTEKYYQAGDTIFEENTSGSEIYIIESGEVNIQVDPAMLGSDSSGPHTIATLRRGQSFGEVALVDQGLRSASARCAKPDTHLIIIPREKLMMLCDMYPQLGYKLMRNLAADLAMKIRHTDMQVREQLTWTQRDK is encoded by the coding sequence ATGTCTGTTGCCAACAATCTCAGTCAGGCAGACATCTTTGATGAGCTAACCACCACCCAACTCGAACTCATTGCATCCATATGCACAGAGAAATATTATCAGGCTGGTGATACGATCTTCGAAGAAAACACCAGTGGCAGCGAAATTTACATCATCGAGAGCGGTGAAGTAAACATTCAAGTCGACCCTGCCATGCTTGGCTCCGATAGCAGCGGACCGCACACCATCGCCACATTACGGCGAGGCCAGTCCTTTGGCGAAGTCGCCCTCGTGGACCAAGGACTGCGCTCAGCAAGTGCACGCTGCGCAAAGCCAGATACACACCTCATCATCATCCCCCGAGAAAAATTAATGATGCTCTGTGACATGTATCCACAGCTTGGCTACAAGCTAATGCGCAACCTCGCCGCCGATCTCGCCATGAAGATCCGCCACACAGATATGCAGGTCCGTGAACAGCTCACATGGACCCAACGCGATAAGTAA
- a CDS encoding RtcB family protein gives MTQETPMLYPVWGREQIDDASIAQMDAAVQLPIAVAGALMPDAHVGYGLPIGGVLATEGAVIPYAVGVDIACRMRLSVYDVKGRMIEAHEERLKNALKEQTLFGAGKAFRGRERAEHAVLDEDTWLYTPLLKGLKDKAVGQLGTSGSGNHFVEFGLFEVLQPQNALGLPEGEYAALVSHSGSRGVGYAIADHYSKLAIELHPELDKSVRHLAWLDMDSGYGQEYWRAMDLAGRFAAANHEVIHQRVAKAIGWDVLATVENHHNFAWEEEHGGQSVIVHRKGATPAGKGVLGIIPGSMGDAGYIVEGLGNEASLHSASHGAGRLMSRSQARKTITRSMIKSYLGERRITLMGGDTDEAPHVYKPIDQVMAAQTELVKVIGKYSPRIVRMDGK, from the coding sequence ATGACACAAGAAACGCCTATGCTTTATCCTGTTTGGGGCCGAGAACAAATTGATGATGCCTCCATTGCGCAGATGGATGCCGCTGTTCAACTGCCAATAGCGGTGGCTGGCGCATTGATGCCAGATGCTCATGTTGGCTACGGCTTGCCCATCGGAGGCGTCCTGGCGACGGAAGGCGCGGTGATTCCTTATGCGGTTGGTGTTGATATTGCCTGCCGGATGCGATTATCTGTTTACGATGTCAAAGGTCGTATGATTGAAGCCCATGAGGAACGCCTGAAAAATGCGCTAAAAGAGCAGACGCTCTTCGGCGCGGGAAAAGCGTTTCGTGGGCGTGAACGGGCTGAACATGCGGTGCTCGATGAAGACACATGGCTTTATACACCCTTGCTTAAGGGCCTAAAAGATAAGGCCGTCGGGCAGCTAGGGACAAGTGGTTCTGGCAATCATTTTGTCGAGTTTGGTTTGTTTGAAGTGCTGCAACCGCAGAACGCGCTTGGCTTGCCGGAAGGTGAATATGCGGCACTGGTTTCTCATTCGGGGTCTCGTGGGGTCGGCTACGCGATTGCGGATCACTATTCTAAGCTGGCAATAGAGCTACACCCAGAATTGGATAAATCGGTGCGGCATCTGGCATGGCTGGATATGGACAGCGGCTACGGTCAAGAATATTGGCGGGCGATGGACCTTGCAGGGCGCTTTGCCGCGGCCAACCACGAAGTGATTCATCAGCGGGTGGCAAAGGCTATCGGCTGGGATGTGCTGGCAACCGTCGAAAATCATCACAACTTCGCCTGGGAAGAAGAACACGGCGGTCAATCTGTGATTGTGCATCGCAAAGGCGCGACGCCTGCCGGGAAAGGTGTACTTGGCATTATTCCCGGTTCTATGGGGGACGCTGGCTATATAGTAGAAGGGCTGGGTAATGAGGCGTCTTTGCATTCTGCTTCGCATGGGGCAGGGCGGCTGATGAGCCGCAGCCAGGCGCGTAAAACCATTACACGGAGTATGATTAAATCTTACCTGGGTGAACGTCGTATTACGCTGATGGGCGGTGATACGGATGAAGCGCCCCATGTTTACAAGCCGATTGATCAGGTCATGGCAGCGCAGACGGAACTTGTTAAGGTCATTGGTAAATATTCGCCTCGTATTGTGCGGATGGATGGGAAGTAG
- a CDS encoding ABC transporter substrate-binding protein, translating into MRQYRWQIIALVFSGILFILALSTRFTGQPDVVPGATITPSVLEEAIDATTITPQTVATATLPPSEPTLPPQVNQSAIGTDNVSTFTEAQVGTIQRLNPLFVSDNEAEKTITSLIFEGLVKINDFGEPVPSLARNWYISGDGLEYVFTLREDILWQDGIPFTSDDVIYTMDTLRDENFPGDNALKTFWKTIETEQLGPHLVRFRLTQPLASFASALTIGILPEHALRGTSAQDLLTHPFNLSPIGTGPYQLEALRSQDGEHINMVDLQASPNYLARQDVAGLNIQRMRFQLFNTFDEAYAALTNQQVDGLATDDMAQRAQLLNVPGTEAYTAIAPELGVLIFNWDEPDDVRFFQEQRVRWALQRSLDRAPAIYSQLPNLAIVAEGPLSPTSWAYLPDLVWPGVDMAQAQSLIENISMLRQQPEAPATEEGEAAPEATAETPESEGEPSGPIYEFTILVPENEALVAIATNYAQQWGAINLQVNVESAPAATYQQRLDDGDFDAAIVELPLNADPDVYAYWHVGQAPDGLNYGAAADDRISELLERARRDANGLNRIQLYHDFQSLFVERAIAIPLYHPLFTYAVSLDVANVQLGFIGTSTDRFRTIADWQLR; encoded by the coding sequence ATGCGGCAATATCGCTGGCAGATCATCGCACTTGTTTTTTCAGGGATATTATTCATATTGGCACTCAGCACCCGTTTTACGGGGCAACCGGATGTTGTTCCGGGTGCTACAATAACCCCATCTGTTCTTGAAGAAGCAATTGATGCAACCACGATCACACCGCAAACCGTCGCAACTGCGACACTTCCCCCCAGTGAGCCGACGCTTCCGCCACAGGTCAATCAATCAGCGATCGGTACGGATAATGTCTCTACATTCACAGAGGCCCAGGTTGGCACAATCCAGCGTTTAAACCCACTCTTTGTCAGTGACAACGAAGCAGAAAAAACGATCACCTCACTGATATTCGAAGGTCTTGTAAAAATTAACGACTTTGGCGAACCTGTCCCGTCCCTGGCTCGTAACTGGTATATCTCTGGGGATGGATTGGAGTACGTTTTCACGCTGCGAGAAGATATTCTGTGGCAGGATGGTATTCCTTTTACATCTGATGACGTCATCTATACGATGGATACCCTCCGTGATGAAAACTTCCCCGGTGATAACGCTCTAAAAACATTCTGGAAGACGATAGAAACAGAGCAGCTTGGCCCTCATTTGGTTCGCTTCCGCCTGACTCAGCCCTTAGCCAGTTTTGCCAGCGCACTAACCATTGGCATCCTGCCGGAACATGCTTTGCGTGGTACATCTGCCCAGGACCTGCTCACGCATCCCTTCAATCTGTCGCCCATCGGCACGGGCCCCTATCAATTAGAAGCCCTACGCTCGCAAGATGGCGAACATATCAACATGGTCGATCTACAGGCCTCGCCCAATTATCTCGCGCGCCAGGATGTAGCGGGCCTGAATATCCAGCGTATGCGCTTCCAGCTATTCAACACATTTGACGAAGCCTATGCAGCCCTGACCAATCAGCAGGTAGATGGGCTCGCAACTGACGACATGGCCCAACGCGCCCAACTCCTGAATGTGCCAGGCACAGAAGCGTATACGGCGATTGCACCTGAGCTGGGCGTGCTCATTTTTAATTGGGATGAACCAGATGATGTGCGCTTCTTCCAGGAGCAGCGTGTGCGTTGGGCATTACAACGCAGCCTGGATCGTGCCCCGGCTATTTATTCGCAATTGCCAAATCTCGCCATAGTAGCGGAAGGGCCACTTTCACCAACTTCGTGGGCATATCTACCCGACCTGGTCTGGCCTGGGGTCGATATGGCCCAGGCGCAGAGCCTGATTGAGAATATCAGTATGCTACGCCAACAGCCTGAAGCCCCTGCGACAGAAGAAGGTGAAGCAGCACCTGAAGCAACAGCAGAAACGCCTGAAAGCGAAGGCGAGCCAAGCGGGCCAATTTATGAGTTCACGATTTTAGTGCCGGAAAACGAGGCGCTTGTTGCCATCGCAACGAATTATGCGCAGCAATGGGGCGCAATCAATTTGCAAGTCAACGTTGAATCCGCCCCGGCAGCAACCTATCAACAGCGGTTGGATGATGGTGATTTTGACGCTGCCATTGTCGAGCTACCTCTAAATGCTGATCCCGATGTTTATGCCTATTGGCATGTTGGACAGGCACCTGATGGGCTGAATTATGGGGCGGCTGCGGATGATCGCATCAGTGAACTGCTTGAACGTGCTCGACGTGATGCCAATGGCCTCAACCGCATCCAACTCTATCATGATTTCCAGAGCCTTTTTGTCGAGCGTGCAATTGCCATCCCACTGTATCATCCGCTGTTTACGTATGCCGTCAGCCTGGATGTTGCAAATGTGCAGTTAGGTTTCATCGGCACATCAACGGATCGCTTCCGCACGATTGCAGATTGGCAACTGCGCTAA
- the secG gene encoding preprotein translocase subunit SecG — protein sequence MAAVTQLAMIIISVILIILIMLQVKGNALGSLLGGDAGGGIARTRRGLEKTIFRITVFLCIAFMGVSLFSVVAVQ from the coding sequence ATGGCAGCAGTAACCCAGCTTGCAATGATAATTATTTCCGTTATATTGATCATTTTGATCATGCTTCAGGTGAAAGGTAACGCCCTTGGTAGCCTGTTGGGTGGCGACGCAGGTGGCGGTATCGCCCGGACGCGCCGTGGCCTTGAAAAGACCATCTTCCGGATTACTGTTTTTCTTTGCATCGCCTTTATGGGCGTTTCACTGTTTTCCGTGGTTGCCGTACAGTAA